GACCTTGTAGTTTATGAATATGGTCAGGCGAGTCTGATCTGCGGTGTCCGTATCAATATTGATTTCAAAAGGACTGACCATGTTTCGAGATCTGAAATACCATTCATCCTGAGGATCATCCTGCGAAACCTGCTTAAGTATACCGTCAGGATGATAATAATTGAGTGTTTGGTCAGACACAAAAAAAGAGGTCACTGTGTCATATTTCTCACGGATCTGGCTTAGGTATGAAATCATTCTTTCAGGTTCATTTTCCCCATCAAGAATCCAGTCCCATACAAACGTATCGTGGGCCATGAGAGATGAAATGTGAATGGACAACATCAGATCTTTCTGAATTTCAGAGTAAATATTGTCTCCGGTCAATGGGAGTGTGTTGTTTCTGATTTCTTCTCCCAGGGCTCGGTAGGCAACAAAATAGCTGGTCAGCATGGTTGTGGCAAATGCACCGAGCAAAAGAGACACGATGACAAAGATGATCCAATATTTTTTTATCATTTTTGAACCTGGTTTTGTGGTATGAGCCCCGGCGTTAATGTTTAAATCTCAGGGGAAAATAATTTTACGTCATCTTTTTAAAAAAAACAACCGGAAGCTTAGTGCTCCCGGTTGCATCTGTAAATTGCTGTTGAATATTTTTCATCCAGAAGGAAAGCCTTGCAGGATGGAATTTTCTCCTACCATTCGTCAAAGCTTATATTTCTCTTCCAGCACGACCCCAGTTCTTTGCAAAAGCAGTCATATAGGCCAGGCCCATGCCTGGAGTGCCTCTGGGTCCCCTGAGAGCTA
Above is a genomic segment from Desulfonatronovibrio magnus containing:
- a CDS encoding aldehyde ferredoxin oxidoreductase N-terminal domain-containing protein, producing MSKSETNRQAGRSGPGAVMDSKNLKAIALRGPRGTPGMGLAYMTAFAKNWGRAGREI